Below is a window of Deinococcus aquiradiocola DNA.
CGCGGGCATCCGCTCCCCCAACCCCTTCTGGCTCGCGTCCGCGCCACCCACCAACAGCGGCGCGCAGATCCACCGCGCCTTCGAGTACGGCTGGGGCGGCGCCGTCTGGAAAACCATCGGCGCGCCCGTCCTGAACATCAGCAACCGCTACGGCGGACTCTCCTTAGGCGGACAACGCCTGCTCGCCATCAACAACGTCGAACTCATCAGCGACCGCCCCCTGGACGTCAACCTCCGCGAGATCGCCGAAGTGAAGCGCCTCTGGCCCGACCGGGCCGTCATCGTGTCCGCCATGGTCGACGCCGACCCGCAGGCCTGGAAAGACATCGTCATGATGATCGAGGACACCGGCGCCGACGGCATCGAACTCAACTACGGCTGCCCGCAGGGCATGAGCGAACGCGGCATGGGCGCCGCCGTCGGCCAGGTCCCCGAAATGTGCGAACTGAACACGCACTGGGTCACCAGCGTCACCCGGCTCCCCGTCATCGTGAAACTCACGCCGAACATCACGCACATCGTCGACCCCGCCCACGCCGCACTGCGCGGAGGCGCCCACGCCCTCTCCCTCATCAACACCATCAACAGCGTCATGAAAGTCGACCTGGACACGCTCCTCGTCACGCCCAGCATCGGTGGGCGCGGCACGCACGGCGGGTACGCCGGCCCGGCCGTCAAACCCATCGCGCTCAACATGCTGACCGAACTCATGACCGACCCCCAGGTGCTGCGCAGCGGCGTCCCCATCAGCGGCATGGGCGGCATCCAGACGTGGCGCGACGCCGCCGAATTCCTGCTCCTCGGCGCCACCAGCCTGCAGGTCTGCACGGCCGCCATGCACTACGGGTACCGCATCATCGAAGACCTCACCGACGGCCTCAGCAACTGGATGGACGACCACGGCTTCCAGACCATCGCCGACGTGACCGGCACCTCCCTCCCACAGATGAGCACCTTTGGACAGCTGGACCTCAGCCACCAGTCCGTCGCCCGCATCGACCAGAACAAATGCATCGGCTGCGACCTCTGCTACACGGCCTGCAACGACACCGCCCACCAGTGCATCGACCTCGTCAGCCCAGGCGGCATCCACGTCGACCCTGGCTACGACATGCGCGTGAACGGCCGCGAGATCACCGCCACCCGCCCCCGCCCCGTCGTGCGCGAAAGCGACTGCGTCGGCTGCGCCCTGTGCGCCAACGTCTGCCCCGTCGACGGCTGCATCACCATGGTCACCGTCCCCAGCGGCAGAGAGAGCGTCACCTGGGACGAACTGACCGCCCAGCAGCCCGCCGTCACCCAGCAGTGGACCGCCATGCAGCAGTACCGCGAAGAAGCCGGAATCGAGATTCACTGATGGGACAGAGGGAACTTCACAGAGATCGATGGTGTTCCCTCTGTTCTGCCGAGGGAAGACTTACGCACCGAGTTGACGCAGAACGTCATGAAGGATTGCAACCGGGTAAATCCAGATCACGAGAGCGAACAGGCCGAGGAGTGCTCCGAGGACACCCAGGATGAGGGTACGCCTCCCCTTCCGGAATCGGAGCGACAGTGCGGTGGCAGCGGCGGTCAGGAGAATCTGCCAGACGATGACGCTCACAGGATGCCGACTCATCACTTCGATCGCGCCCCCCAACGTGGGTAGGGAAACACCAGCAGCATCCGTAATACCAAACGTTTGCCGGGCATGATTCAGTCCCCGAACGACCAGACCAGCAAACGCCAGTTCAGCCACCAGGGCAATCCCGACAGAAGTCATGACATTCTGACGATCAAGAGCCTTCGTTGTCATTTCCGCCTCCTCCCCATTTGAAATTCTGTCCAGATTTCTCTGCGTACATGGCTGGACGGTAACACAGGGCAGAACCTCAGGAGACCGCATGACCCTACTCATTCAGAACGGTACTGTCGTCACGCACGAGCGGCAATTCGTGGCGGACATTTTCATCGAGGGCGAGATCATCACGGCCATCGGGGCGCATCTGGAGGTGCCAGAGGGCGCGCGGGTCATCGATGCGAGCGGGAAGTACGTGTTTCCGGGCTTCATCGATCCGCATGTGCACATCCATCTGCCGTTCATGGGGACGTTCGCAAAGGACACGCATGCGACGGGGTCGCAGGCGGCACTGGTGGGCGGGACGACCACGTTCATCGAGATGCTCGCGCCGGGCGGGAGTGAGCGTCTGATGGACGGGTGGCGCACGTGGACGGGCATGGCGGAGGGTCGCAGCGCGTGCGATTACACCTTTCATATCGGCGTGACCCGCTGGGACGATGAGACGGAGGCGACGCTGCGGGAGCTGGCGGCGCAGGGCATGAAGTCCTTCAAGGTGTTCCTGGCGTACAAGGGGGCGTTCGGGATTGATGATGCGGCGCTGTACCGGACGCTGGCGCTGGCGAAAGAGCTGGGCGTGATCGTGACGGCGCACTGCGAGAACGCGGAGCTGGTGGCGCAGTTGCAGGGGAAGCTGCTGGCGGAGGGGAAGACGGGGCCGGAGTGGCACGAGCCGAGCCGTCCGGAGAGCGTGGAGGCGGAGGGCACGGCGCACTTCGCGACGTTTCTGGAGATGACGGGCGCGAAGGGGTACGTGGTGCACCTGAGCAATGCGCTGGCATTGAAGGCGGCGCTGGACGCGAAGGCGCGCGGGGTGGACATCAGTGTGGAGGGGGTGGTGCCGCACTTCCTGCTGGACCGGACGCTGACGGAGCGGGAGGACGGCGCGAAGTTCGTGATGTCGCCGCCCCTGCGGGACAGGTCGAATCAGGCGGTGCTGTGGCGGGCGCTGGAGGACGGGCTGATCGACACGGTCGGCACGGATCACTGTCCGTTCGACGTGGCGCAGAAGGACATGGGGCGGGAGAATTTCACGCTCATCCCGAACGGCATTCCGGCCATCGAGGACCGCGTGAACCTGATGTACACGTACGGCGTGAGTCGCGGGGAGTTGAGCCTGACGAGGTTCGTGGACGCGCTCAGCACCCGGCCCGCGCAGCTGTTCGGGCTGTACCCGCGCAAGGGTGCGGTGGCGGTGGGGAGTGACGCGGACCTCGTGATCTACGACCCGGCCTACCGGGGGCACATTTCGGCGGCCACGAGTCACATGAACACCGATTACAGCGCGTTCGAGGGCTGGGAGATCGACGGGCGGCCCGAGGTGGTCACGGTGCGCGGGCAGGTGGCGGTGGAGGGCGGCGCGTTCGTGGGTGACGCGGGGCGCGGGCAGCTGCTCAGGCGGTAGTGGAGGGTGGCCGGGGCGCCGTGAAGGACGCTGTCGAGGTGGTGTGCAGGGGCGGTCGTCCGTTCCGTCGCCTGTCGAGGGCGCACGAGCAGCTCCACTCCCCACCGCTCTGGAATGACATTCACTCGCTCCGCTCGGCCATGAACGCTTCTCGGCTTGCAGGACAGATGGTTCAGGGGAGGTTTCCGTGACGCAAACTGCTCAGAGTTCCACTTCCGTTCCGCTGCAGGGTTCGCCGGAGGCGCCGATCGTGTCGGTGCGTGACCTGCAGATGGTGTTTCAGGTGCCGGGCGGTCAGACGGTCGCGCTGCAGGACGCGAACCTCAGCATCGAGAGGGGCGAGTTCATCAGCCTGATCGGGCCGAGCGGGTGCGGCAAGACCACGCTGCTGCGCCTGCTGGCGGACCTGGTGCAGCCGACCGGCGGGCAGATCCTGATCGCGGGCCGTTCGGCGCAGGCGGCGCGGCAGGAGCGGCAGTACGGGTACGTGTTCCAGGCGCCCGCACTGATGGAATGGCGCAGCGTGCTGAAGAACGTGCTGCTGCCGCTGGAGGTCATGAACGTGCCGGGAGACCGCGTGGGCCGGGCGCGCGAGATGCTGCGGCTGGTGGGGCTGGAGAAGTTCGAGCGGAATTACCCGTGGCAGCTGTCGGGCGGGATGCAGCAGCGCGTGAGCATCGCGCGGGCGCTGGCGTTCGACCCGCCGCTGCTGTTCATGGACGAGCCGTTCGGGGCGCTGGACGAGATCACGCGCGAGAAGTTGAACCTGGAGCTGCTGCGCCTGTGGCGCGAGACGGGCAAGACCGTGATCTTCGTGACGCACAGCATTCCGGAGGCGGTATTCCTGAGCACACGGGTGGTGGTGATGACGGCCCGGCCCGGCAAGATCGAGGGGATCGTGGACGTGGACCTGCCGCACCCGCGCAGCGACGAGACGCGCGAACTGCCGAGGTTCTTCGAGATCGCCACCCAGATCCGCGAGCTGCTGAAACGGGGGCATTCGTGACGCTGCCGCGCCGCTCGCCGCTGCTGCCGATGCTGGTGGTGGCGGCCGTGGCGGCCCTGCTGTACCTGCCCTTGATGGTGTGGGCGAACTACGGTCCGGCGGCCAGGACCCTGGCGAGCGGCGCGGAACTGGAGTGCAGGACGGCGCTCGCGTGCGCGACGCAGCTGCGCAACCCGGTGCTGCCGTCGCCGGGACAGCTGGCGGGCGGCTTCCGGGCGCTGAGCGTGCCGCTGACCTCGCCGCTGTCCGCGCCGTACAACGCGGTCGTGACGGGCGGCGAGACGCTGCTGGGGCTGGCGCTCGGGGCGGTGGTGGGGCTGGCGCTGGCGGTGCTGCTCGTCGCGAGCCGCAGCTTCGAGCGCGCGACCCTGCCGTGGCTGGTCGCGTCGCAGACGGTGCCGATCGTGGCGATCGCGCCGATGCTGGCGGTGCTGCTCGGGCAGTACGGCGTGCAGGGCTTCCTGCCGAAGGCGATCATCGCGGCGTTCATCGCGTTCTTCCCGGTCGCGGTCGGCATGAGCCGGGGCCTGCGCAGCCCGGACGCGCTGCAGCTGGACCTGATGCGGACGTACAGCGCCTCGGGCAGTCAGACGTTCCGGCTGCTGCGCTTCCCGGCGAGCGTGCCGTACCTGTTCACGGCCCTGAAGGTCGCGGCGACGGCGGCGCTGGTGGGCAGCATCGTCGCGGAGATCAGCACCATCAGCTTCTCGGGGCTCGGCAAGATGCTGGCCGAGAACTCCCGCGCGAGCGACACGATCGCCCTGTGGGTGATCATGGTGTACGGCGCGGTGCTGGGCGTGACGCTGGTGGGCCTGGTGGGCCTCGCGGAGCGGCTCGTGACGCCCTGGAAGGTCCGCGCGTGACGGGCGGCACGGTGAGCGTGCCCGCCCGCACGCCGGGGCGCGCGGCGAGCGTGGGAACGCTGGCCCTGGCGGTGGCCATGGCGGGCCTGCTGGGCGCGTGCCTGCTGCTCGCCCGGCAGCCGCAGCCCACGTCGCCCGCCGCGTGGCTGCTGGGCGTGCTGGCACTGCTGGTGCTGGGCGGGGTGGGCGTGCGCTCGGCCGCGCAGGGCGAGTCGCGCGCCGCGCGGACCCTCCCGGCCGTGTTCACGCTGCTGCTGGGCGTGCTGGGCGCGGAGGCGCTGCTGCGCGCGTACGCGGTGCCTGCCGGGCTGATCCCCACGCCGAGCCTCGTGCTGCGCGCCCTGTGGAACGCGCGGACGGTGCTCCTGCAGGACACGCTGTACACCTTCGGGCTGGAGGGCCTGCTCGGCTTCCTGCTCGGCACGCTGGCGGGCCTGCTGCTGGCGCTGGTGGTCGTCCGTTTCCGCTTCCTGGAGCTGGGGCTGCTGCCGTACGCGGCGCTGTTCTCCAGCATTCCCATCGTGGCGCTCGCGCCGGTCATCGTGAAGGCAGTGGGGCTGGAGTGGCCGAGCAAGACGCTGGTGGTGGCCGTCACGGTGCTGTTCCCGGTCGTGGTGGGCGCGGTGCGTGGCCTGCAGTCGGCGCAGCCGCTGCACCTGGACCTGATGCACACGTACGCTGCGGCGCCCGCGCAGACGTTCCGTGAGGTGCGCGTCCCGAGCGCGCTGCCGTTCGTGTTCGGCGCGCTGAAGGTCGGCAGTACGCTGGCGCTCATCTCGGCAATCGTGGCGGAGTTCTTCGGGACGGACGGGCACGGGCTGGGCTTCCGCATTCAGATCGAGGTGGGGCGCTTCAACCTGGACATCGTGTGGGCGGCCATCGTGCTGAGCAGCGTGGTCGGCATCGCGTTCTTCAGCGCGGTGGGCCTGCTGGAGCGCCGCCTGGTGACGGGCGCGCCCGGACGGGACGCGTGACGCGCGCCGCGCCCGCAGCGGGAACCGTCCCGCCGGGAGCCGCCATGCCATGACGTTCCAGCGCCAGGCGCCCCGGCCCGCGCGGCCGTTCACCGCAAGTCCGTACCGCCTCGTCTGCGTTCCGTTCAATTCCCGGACAGTCGGGACTTCACCGCCTGTCCGTCCATCTCCCGGAACGCATCCATTTCCTTCTCGTGCCACTCGGATTGAACCCGCACACCCCGCGGGATTCCATCGGAATCTGTCTCACTCCCCGGAGGGAACCATGAAGCACACCGCCAGACTGACCGCCACCATCGCCGCCGCCCTGCTCGTCTCGGCCGCCACGTCCAGCGCAGGCGCGCAGAAGCTCGTGCCGGTGAAACTCCAGCTGAAGTGGTTCCCGCAGGCGCAGTTCGCGGGCTTCTTCGTCGCGCAGGCCAAGGGGTACTTCAAGGCCGAGGGCCTCGACGTGACGCTGCTGCCCATCGGGGACCAGAGCCCCATCCAGACGGTCGCGACGGGCGCGGCGGACTTCGGCACCACCTGGATCACGGACCTGCTCACGGCCCGCCAGCAGGGCATCCCGGTCGTGCACATCGCGCAGCTGTTCCAGAAGAGCGGGTACACCCTGGTCGCCCTGAAGAGCAGCGGCCTGAAAGCGCCCGCCGACTTCAAAGGGAAGCGCGTGGGCGTCTGGCCGAGCGGGAACGAGTACCCGGCCGTGGCGCTCCTCAAGAAGTACGGGCTGACCACCAGCCTGGACTCCACCGTCAGCAACCCCAGCGTGCAGGCCGTCACGTACCCCTTCGATCCGAGCATCGTGTTCCCCGACAAGGTGGACCTCGTGAGCGCCATGACGTACAACGAGGTCGACCAGATCGTGGGCCTCGGGTACCCGCTCGACAAGCTGCAGGTGTTCCACGCGTCGGACTACGGCATCAACCTGCTCGAGGACCTGATGTTCACGTCGCAGCGGGTGCTGGACGACAAGAACTTCAGGGGGAGCGGCATGACGGGCCGCCAGATCGCCGCGAAACTCGTGCGCGCGAGCCTGAAAGGCTGGAATTACGCCGTCGCGAACCAGAAGGAAGCCGTGACGGACGTGCTCGTGCAGTGCGGGAACACCTGCAAGGGCAGCGGCAGCCGCGCCAGCGCCAGCGGGCACCAGACGTGGCAGATGACCGAAGTGGCCAAACTGTACCAGGCGGGCCCCACCCTGAAAGGCATGGCCGGATACCTCGACCCGGCCGTGTACAGGGCGAACGTGACGCTGCTGAAGTCCCTCGGCATCCTCAAGGCCGACCCGGCGGCGGGCGCGGTCGATTACGGCGTGTGGGAAGCGGCGACCGGCAAGAAAGCCATGAAGTGATGCGGTGTTGAGCTGAACTCCAGGAGTTCAGCCGAGCAAAGCGGGCACTGACGAGTACGGTGTTGAGGAGATGGAAGGGCTTCCCTGGCATCGGATCAACACCGTATGACGCCCGTTCCGGCCGGTTCCGTCCCCTCAGCGGGGTCGGCCCGGGCGGGGCGGGCAGGAGGAAGCGGAACCCGCACGGTGGTCAGCCCGTGCCCCTTGCGGAATCCGGCCGGGCGGCGCGAGGATGGAACGGCACGGCTTCACCGGCCCCGGCCCGGACGGCGGGCGGGGCCATCCTTTCGCTCCCGTGGCGGTCAGGCGGCCCGGCCGCCGACCGCCCGCTCCCGCCGGAGGTCTCATGCCCACGTCCCACACGTCTCCCCTCGCCGCCGCCCTCGTGGCGGTCCTCGCTCTGCACGGCGTGACGGCCGCGCAGAGCGCCACCATGACCGTGCCGGGCCTGGGACAGGTCCTCGCCGGGAACGCGACCCGGCAGACGCTCGACTGCCAGGGCGGCGCCATGACCGTGAACGGCAACGACAACCGCGTCACCCTGAAGGGCCGCTGCCTGCGCGTGAGCGTGAATGGCAACGGCAACACCGTCACGGCAGGCACGGTCGGGCAGATCATCGTTCACGGGCGCGGCAACGCCGTCCGCTGGCACCGCGCGATCAGCGGCACGCGGCCCGCCGCCACCCTCACCGGCAGCGGCAACACCACCCCCCACTACTGAGACGCGTTCCGTTCCATTCCCGGATCCCGGAACGCGCGTCTTTCCTCCCCGTTCCACCCGGATTGCACCTGCACACACTGCGGGATTCCACCGGGATCGGTACGGGAGCGGCCCCGGCCGCAACGACAAGGAGTCTGCATTCATGCCCCTGGACCCGAAACGCACCGTGCAGGAACTCAAGGACTTCCGCGCCCTGACCGGCGACGAACACGGCGCGCAACGCGTCGCGTTCACCGACACGTGGCTCACCGCGCGCCGCTTCCTGCAGGACCGCCTGGACGCCCTGCCCGTCCTGCAGCACATGGACGCCGCCGGGAACTGGTGGGCGACCCTGCCGGGCGAATCGCCGCGCGAACTCCTGATCGGCGGGCACCTGGACAGCGTCCCGAACGGCGGGTGGCTGGACGGCTGCCTGAACGTCCTCGCGGGCCTGGAGGTCCTGCGGCGCGTGAACGAGCAGTACGCGGGCAGGCCGCCCGTCACGGTGCGCCTCGTGGACTGGGCGGACGAGGAAGGCGCACGGTTCGGCCGGAGCCTGTACGGCAGCAGCGCCGCCAGCGGGCACTTCGACGTGCAGCAGATGGCGACCCTCGCGGACCGGGACGGCGTCACGC
It encodes the following:
- a CDS encoding ABC transporter permease translates to MTLPRRSPLLPMLVVAAVAALLYLPLMVWANYGPAARTLASGAELECRTALACATQLRNPVLPSPGQLAGGFRALSVPLTSPLSAPYNAVVTGGETLLGLALGAVVGLALAVLLVASRSFERATLPWLVASQTVPIVAIAPMLAVLLGQYGVQGFLPKAIIAAFIAFFPVAVGMSRGLRSPDALQLDLMRTYSASGSQTFRLLRFPASVPYLFTALKVAATAALVGSIVAEISTISFSGLGKMLAENSRASDTIALWVIMVYGAVLGVTLVGLVGLAERLVTPWKVRA
- the preA gene encoding NAD-dependent dihydropyrimidine dehydrogenase subunit PreA — its product is MADLSIDFAGIRSPNPFWLASAPPTNSGAQIHRAFEYGWGGAVWKTIGAPVLNISNRYGGLSLGGQRLLAINNVELISDRPLDVNLREIAEVKRLWPDRAVIVSAMVDADPQAWKDIVMMIEDTGADGIELNYGCPQGMSERGMGAAVGQVPEMCELNTHWVTSVTRLPVIVKLTPNITHIVDPAHAALRGGAHALSLINTINSVMKVDLDTLLVTPSIGGRGTHGGYAGPAVKPIALNMLTELMTDPQVLRSGVPISGMGGIQTWRDAAEFLLLGATSLQVCTAAMHYGYRIIEDLTDGLSNWMDDHGFQTIADVTGTSLPQMSTFGQLDLSHQSVARIDQNKCIGCDLCYTACNDTAHQCIDLVSPGGIHVDPGYDMRVNGREITATRPRPVVRESDCVGCALCANVCPVDGCITMVTVPSGRESVTWDELTAQQPAVTQQWTAMQQYREEAGIEIH
- the hydA gene encoding dihydropyrimidinase encodes the protein MTLLIQNGTVVTHERQFVADIFIEGEIITAIGAHLEVPEGARVIDASGKYVFPGFIDPHVHIHLPFMGTFAKDTHATGSQAALVGGTTTFIEMLAPGGSERLMDGWRTWTGMAEGRSACDYTFHIGVTRWDDETEATLRELAAQGMKSFKVFLAYKGAFGIDDAALYRTLALAKELGVIVTAHCENAELVAQLQGKLLAEGKTGPEWHEPSRPESVEAEGTAHFATFLEMTGAKGYVVHLSNALALKAALDAKARGVDISVEGVVPHFLLDRTLTEREDGAKFVMSPPLRDRSNQAVLWRALEDGLIDTVGTDHCPFDVAQKDMGRENFTLIPNGIPAIEDRVNLMYTYGVSRGELSLTRFVDALSTRPAQLFGLYPRKGAVAVGSDADLVIYDPAYRGHISAATSHMNTDYSAFEGWEIDGRPEVVTVRGQVAVEGGAFVGDAGRGQLLRR
- a CDS encoding ABC transporter permease translates to MTGGTVSVPARTPGRAASVGTLALAVAMAGLLGACLLLARQPQPTSPAAWLLGVLALLVLGGVGVRSAAQGESRAARTLPAVFTLLLGVLGAEALLRAYAVPAGLIPTPSLVLRALWNARTVLLQDTLYTFGLEGLLGFLLGTLAGLLLALVVVRFRFLELGLLPYAALFSSIPIVALAPVIVKAVGLEWPSKTLVVAVTVLFPVVVGAVRGLQSAQPLHLDLMHTYAAAPAQTFREVRVPSALPFVFGALKVGSTLALISAIVAEFFGTDGHGLGFRIQIEVGRFNLDIVWAAIVLSSVVGIAFFSAVGLLERRLVTGAPGRDA
- a CDS encoding ABC transporter ATP-binding protein encodes the protein MTQTAQSSTSVPLQGSPEAPIVSVRDLQMVFQVPGGQTVALQDANLSIERGEFISLIGPSGCGKTTLLRLLADLVQPTGGQILIAGRSAQAARQERQYGYVFQAPALMEWRSVLKNVLLPLEVMNVPGDRVGRAREMLRLVGLEKFERNYPWQLSGGMQQRVSIARALAFDPPLLFMDEPFGALDEITREKLNLELLRLWRETGKTVIFVTHSIPEAVFLSTRVVVMTARPGKIEGIVDVDLPHPRSDETRELPRFFEIATQIRELLKRGHS
- a CDS encoding ABC transporter substrate-binding protein, encoding MKHTARLTATIAAALLVSAATSSAGAQKLVPVKLQLKWFPQAQFAGFFVAQAKGYFKAEGLDVTLLPIGDQSPIQTVATGAADFGTTWITDLLTARQQGIPVVHIAQLFQKSGYTLVALKSSGLKAPADFKGKRVGVWPSGNEYPAVALLKKYGLTTSLDSTVSNPSVQAVTYPFDPSIVFPDKVDLVSAMTYNEVDQIVGLGYPLDKLQVFHASDYGINLLEDLMFTSQRVLDDKNFRGSGMTGRQIAAKLVRASLKGWNYAVANQKEAVTDVLVQCGNTCKGSGSRASASGHQTWQMTEVAKLYQAGPTLKGMAGYLDPAVYRANVTLLKSLGILKADPAAGAVDYGVWEAATGKKAMK
- a CDS encoding DUF3060 domain-containing protein, translated to MPTSHTSPLAAALVAVLALHGVTAAQSATMTVPGLGQVLAGNATRQTLDCQGGAMTVNGNDNRVTLKGRCLRVSVNGNGNTVTAGTVGQIIVHGRGNAVRWHRAISGTRPAATLTGSGNTTPHY